A genomic stretch from Streptosporangiales bacterium includes:
- a CDS encoding LLM class flavin-dependent oxidoreductase: MARKLGLTLPQRGVFFDAITYSELVETGHFADESGVYDSLWIGDSLLAKPRPESIALFGSLAAVTERVELAVGCMASFPVRDPILFADQWATLDQLSNGRMLLAACTGIVKARDASAKEGALYGVTDKSRTGRLEEYMHILRRLWTEDNVTFEGRYLSFEDVSVNPKPVQSPPPIHIASNPDPRLRAEKALRRVARLADGWMTTRKAPGYLTENWPLVRQYLEEEGRDPDNFPVVGYHNVNLNPDRDAAYDESYRFLREYYGPVYSEEDAKYWTAAGSVDQVIADLNQLYADGATEITLRITSWNWREQIKVLTDEVIPAVRAAG, from the coding sequence ATGGCCAGAAAGCTCGGCCTTACCCTGCCGCAGCGCGGTGTGTTCTTCGACGCGATCACGTACTCCGAGCTCGTCGAGACCGGTCACTTCGCGGACGAGTCCGGTGTCTACGACTCGCTGTGGATCGGCGACAGCCTGCTGGCCAAGCCGCGCCCTGAGTCGATCGCGCTGTTCGGTTCGCTCGCCGCTGTGACCGAACGGGTCGAGCTCGCGGTCGGCTGCATGGCGAGCTTCCCCGTGCGTGACCCGATCCTGTTCGCCGACCAGTGGGCGACGCTCGACCAGCTCTCCAACGGGCGGATGCTGCTCGCCGCCTGCACGGGCATCGTGAAGGCGCGGGACGCGTCGGCGAAGGAGGGCGCGCTGTACGGCGTCACCGACAAGTCGCGCACCGGCCGGCTGGAGGAGTACATGCACATCCTCCGCCGGCTGTGGACCGAGGACAACGTGACGTTCGAGGGCCGGTACCTCAGCTTCGAGGACGTCTCCGTGAACCCGAAGCCGGTGCAGTCGCCGCCGCCGATCCACATCGCGTCGAACCCGGACCCGCGGCTGCGTGCGGAGAAGGCGCTGCGGCGCGTCGCGCGGCTGGCCGACGGCTGGATGACCACGAGGAAGGCGCCCGGCTACCTGACCGAGAACTGGCCGTTGGTGCGGCAGTACCTGGAGGAGGAGGGGCGCGACCCGGACAACTTCCCGGTCGTCGGTTACCACAACGTCAACCTCAACCCGGACCGCGACGCCGCGTACGACGAGAGCTACCGGTTCCTCAGGGAGTACTACGGCCCGGTGTACTCGGAGGAGGACGCCAAGTACTGGACGGCCGCGGGCTCGGTCGACCAGGTCATCGCCGACCTGAACCAGCTGTACGCCGACGGCGCCACCGAGATCACGCTGCGGATCACGTCGTGGAACTGGCGGGAGCAGATCAAGGTGCTCACCGACGAGGTCATCCCGGCGGTGCGCGCCGCCGGTTAA
- a CDS encoding VOC family protein — protein MGGQEPVIEPQLDHIVYAAPDVDELVASFEERTGVHAPFGGRHVGKGSRNHLVRLGPLAYLELIGPDDPSAPGRGTTAWGIHELTEPRIVAWLVHPTDLDGTIRRARERGYEPGEVQPMSRQTPKGSLLEWRLAKWPPENKDGLVPALIDWQDSPQPATGDLPELPLLSFAGRHPDPDAVRKDLDALDVTLDLHRGAPGFEVVLDTPNGQVTLS, from the coding sequence CTGGGAGGGCAGGAACCAGTGATCGAGCCGCAACTCGACCACATCGTCTACGCCGCGCCCGACGTCGACGAGCTGGTCGCGTCGTTCGAGGAACGCACCGGGGTGCACGCGCCGTTCGGCGGCCGACACGTGGGCAAGGGCAGCCGCAACCACCTGGTGCGGCTCGGGCCGCTCGCCTACCTCGAGCTGATCGGGCCGGACGACCCGTCCGCGCCCGGCCGGGGCACCACCGCGTGGGGCATCCACGAGCTGACCGAGCCGCGCATCGTGGCCTGGCTGGTGCACCCCACCGACCTGGACGGGACGATCCGGCGGGCCAGGGAGCGCGGCTACGAGCCCGGCGAGGTGCAGCCGATGTCGCGGCAGACCCCGAAGGGGTCGCTGCTGGAGTGGCGGCTGGCCAAGTGGCCGCCGGAGAACAAGGATGGCCTGGTGCCGGCGCTGATCGACTGGCAGGACTCGCCGCAGCCGGCGACCGGTGACCTGCCCGAGCTGCCGCTGCTCTCGTTCGCCGGCCGACACCCGGACCCGGACGCGGTGCGCAAGGACCTCGACGCGCTGGACGTCACGCTCGACCTGCACCGGGGAGCGCCCGGCTTCGAGGTCGTGCTCGACACCCCGAACGGACAGGTAACGCTGTCCTGA
- a CDS encoding type 1 glutamine amidotransferase, with the protein MAGTSHGPPRVLAVQNGERGGPRRFGDWLTEDGLVVDVVPAYAGTSLPRTLEHDALLVLGGGYLPDDDERAPWLARTRELAGQALAAGVPFFGICLGGQLLAHVAGGEVQGDVGAPENGSTPVTIRAEAADDPLFQGLPDVVPAIEHHVDAITALPPDAVWLAETQRCPYQAFRVGPRAWGVQFHPETTPDRIPQWNADTMRTQGFEPEQVYRQAIIDEPVSTPVWRAVAHRFAQLVHATDR; encoded by the coding sequence ATGGCAGGGACGAGCCACGGTCCGCCGCGGGTGCTGGCCGTACAGAACGGCGAGCGCGGCGGGCCGCGCCGCTTCGGCGACTGGTTGACCGAGGACGGCCTCGTCGTCGACGTCGTGCCCGCGTACGCCGGCACCTCGTTGCCGCGGACGCTGGAACACGACGCGCTGCTCGTGCTCGGCGGCGGTTACCTGCCCGACGACGACGAGCGGGCGCCGTGGCTCGCCCGCACCAGGGAGCTGGCCGGCCAGGCGCTAGCGGCCGGTGTGCCGTTCTTCGGCATCTGTCTCGGCGGCCAGCTGCTCGCGCACGTCGCCGGCGGCGAGGTGCAGGGCGACGTCGGCGCGCCGGAGAACGGCAGCACCCCCGTCACCATCCGCGCGGAGGCGGCCGACGACCCACTGTTCCAGGGGCTGCCCGACGTGGTGCCGGCGATCGAGCACCACGTGGACGCGATCACCGCGCTGCCGCCGGATGCGGTGTGGCTGGCGGAGACGCAGCGCTGCCCGTACCAGGCGTTCCGGGTCGGCCCGCGGGCGTGGGGCGTGCAGTTCCACCCGGAGACGACGCCGGACCGGATCCCGCAGTGGAACGCCGACACCATGCGTACGCAGGGCTTCGAGCCCGAGCAGGTGTACCGGCAGGCGATCATCGACGAGCCGGTGTCGACCCCCGTGTGGCGCGCCGTGGCCCACCGCTTCGCCCAGCTCGTGCACGCCACCGACCGGTAG
- a CDS encoding NAD(P)H-binding protein, with amino-acid sequence MGTTDDAEATNVLVTGASGVLGEPVVAELARRGYRVRAMSRGLVDLPPRTKKVNVDLTSDEGIEEAVAGVDTIVHCATDLVRHKAVDEEGTKRLLAAARLAEVRHVVYVSIVGVDKVPYTYYKSKLEAEQLVEESDVDWTIQRITQFHDFVLALAQQFARPPLVVVPRLRVQPVDVRDVARRLADLVAAGPSGRVPDLGGPAIYRGEALLRRYLAHVGVQRTVVAATLPGAAWRALREGANLVPEPGGGTIGFFEFLDEETVVEDGKVLVRSSYAERLAEL; translated from the coding sequence ATGGGCACGACCGACGACGCGGAAGCAACGAATGTTCTGGTCACAGGGGCGTCCGGGGTCCTCGGTGAGCCGGTAGTCGCCGAGCTTGCTCGGCGCGGTTATCGAGTGCGAGCCATGAGTCGTGGGCTGGTCGATCTGCCACCTCGTACGAAGAAGGTGAACGTCGACCTCACAAGCGACGAGGGGATCGAGGAAGCGGTCGCCGGCGTCGACACGATCGTGCACTGTGCCACCGATCTGGTACGCCACAAGGCGGTCGACGAAGAGGGCACCAAGCGGTTGTTGGCCGCCGCTAGGCTGGCCGAGGTGCGGCACGTCGTCTACGTCTCGATCGTCGGCGTCGACAAGGTGCCGTACACGTACTACAAGTCCAAGCTCGAAGCCGAGCAGCTGGTCGAGGAGTCCGACGTCGACTGGACCATCCAGCGCATTACGCAGTTCCACGACTTCGTGCTCGCCCTGGCGCAGCAGTTCGCGCGCCCGCCGCTCGTGGTGGTGCCGCGGTTACGGGTGCAGCCGGTGGACGTACGCGACGTCGCACGGCGGCTCGCCGACCTGGTCGCGGCCGGCCCCTCCGGCCGGGTGCCCGACCTCGGTGGGCCGGCGATCTATCGCGGCGAGGCGCTGTTGCGCAGGTACCTGGCGCACGTAGGTGTGCAACGCACCGTGGTCGCGGCGACGTTGCCCGGTGCGGCCTGGCGGGCGCTGCGGGAAGGCGCGAACCTCGTGCCGGAGCCCGGCGGCGGCACCATCGGCTTCTTCGAGTTCCTCGACGAGGAGACCGTCGTCGAGGACGGCAAGGTCCTCGTCCGCTCCTCGTACGCGGAACGGCTCGCCGAGCTGTGA
- a CDS encoding lactate 2-monooxygenase — MSSGRQRQAAIYRAGAVGRRPVVPVGYAALKRRARRSLSRAAFDYVAGGAGVESTVRANRAAFERRRIVPRMLVDVAERDTAVTVLGRRLPTPLLLAPVGALEIVHRQADVAVARAAAAEGVPVVFSTQASRPLEQCAAAMGDGPRWFQLYWSSSDDLVRSFVARAEATGCDAIVVTLDTTMLGWRTRDLNRAYLPFAHGHGIAQYTSDPVFRRLVDDRLAHPQPRERPRPAPAAVRTLVDLARAHPGAFLRNLRSPRPVAAVETFLDVFSRPTLAWPDLAHLRELTTLPIVLKGILHPDDAAHAVDAGVDAVVVSNHGGRQVDGAVGALDALPDVVAAVAGRLPVLFDSGVRTGADVVKALALGASAVLVGRPYVYGLAVAGETGVREVIRNLAADLDLTMGLAGCRRVGDLGPEVVRTR, encoded by the coding sequence GTGAGCAGCGGTAGGCAACGCCAGGCGGCGATCTACCGGGCCGGGGCCGTCGGGCGCCGTCCGGTCGTCCCCGTCGGCTACGCCGCGCTGAAGCGGCGCGCCCGCCGTTCGCTGAGCCGCGCGGCTTTCGACTACGTCGCAGGTGGTGCGGGCGTCGAGTCGACGGTTCGTGCAAACAGGGCGGCGTTCGAGCGCAGGCGCATCGTGCCGCGCATGCTGGTCGACGTGGCCGAGCGCGACACGGCGGTGACCGTGCTCGGGCGCCGGCTGCCCACGCCGCTGCTGCTCGCGCCCGTGGGTGCGCTCGAGATCGTGCACCGGCAGGCGGACGTGGCGGTCGCGCGTGCCGCGGCCGCGGAAGGCGTGCCCGTGGTGTTCTCCACCCAGGCGTCGCGCCCGCTCGAGCAGTGTGCGGCGGCGATGGGGGACGGGCCGCGGTGGTTCCAGCTGTACTGGAGCTCGTCGGACGACCTGGTGCGGAGCTTCGTCGCCCGCGCGGAGGCTACTGGCTGTGACGCCATCGTCGTGACGTTGGACACCACCATGCTGGGTTGGCGGACGAGGGACCTGAACCGTGCGTACCTGCCGTTCGCGCACGGTCACGGCATCGCCCAGTACACCTCGGACCCGGTGTTCCGGCGCCTAGTCGACGACCGGCTCGCCCACCCCCAGCCGCGGGAACGCCCGCGGCCGGCGCCGGCTGCCGTGCGGACGCTCGTCGACCTGGCCCGCGCCCATCCAGGCGCGTTCCTGCGCAACCTGCGGTCGCCGCGACCGGTGGCGGCCGTCGAGACGTTCCTCGACGTGTTCTCCCGGCCGACGCTGGCGTGGCCCGACCTGGCGCACCTGCGGGAGCTGACGACACTGCCGATCGTGCTGAAGGGCATCCTGCATCCCGACGACGCGGCGCACGCGGTCGACGCCGGCGTGGACGCGGTGGTGGTGTCGAACCACGGCGGCCGGCAGGTCGACGGTGCCGTCGGCGCGCTGGACGCGCTGCCCGACGTGGTGGCGGCGGTGGCCGGGCGGCTGCCGGTGCTCTTCGACAGCGGCGTACGCACCGGAGCGGACGTGGTCAAGGCGCTGGCGCTCGGCGCTAGCGCCGTGCTCGTCGGCCGGCCGTACGTCTACGGCCTCGCGGTGGCCGGCGAGACCGGCGTACGCGAGGTGATCAGGAACCTGGCGGCCGACCTCGACCTCACCATGGGGCTGGCCGGCTGCCGCCGGGTCGGTGACCTCGGTCCTGAGGTCGTACGTACCCGATGA